CTGGCCTTCTGGCGCAATGCCGGCCCGCAACTCTGGTTCGCCAAGGACGAGGCTTTCGACGCCGCCATCACCGCGCGTTTCGCCGCAACCTATGAGGCGGCGGCCGCCGGCGACCTCGAAGGCTGGGAAGCAACGGCGGAGGCGACGCTGGCGCTGATCATCGTGCTCGACCAGTTCTCCCGGAACATGTTTCGCGGGCGTGCGCGAGCCTTCTGGGCCGATCCGCTGGCCCTGGCGGTGGCCGAGCGCGCCATCGGCAAGGGCCTGGACCGGCTGATCGGGCCGGACCTGCGCCTGTTCCTCTATTTGCCGATGGAACATACCGAGCAGCTCGCCGTGCAGCGCCGTTCGGTGGCGCTGTTCAGGACGCTCGGCGATGCCGAACTCGACAATTATGCCGAGGTCCATCACCAGCTGATCGCCCGCTTTGGCCGTTTCCCTCACCGCAACGCCATTCTGGGCCGCGACAGTACTCCCGAGGAGCTGGCTTTCCTGGAAACGGACGGCTTCAAGGGCTAGATATCGGTTCGTGGGTCGATCCCGACGAGCCGCCCGATATCGGCAGGGCTGGCGCCGCCCGCGCGCAGCGCGGCAAGACCGGTCGCCGCCTCGCTTTTCGACAGTTTGCGGCCGTCGGCGCCCAGGATCAGGCGGTGATGCCGGTAAAGCGGCTCGGCGAGGCCGAGCAGTTCCTGCAGCAGCCGGTGCACCGCGGTCGCCTCGAACAGGTCCTGGCCGCGCACGATGTGACTGACGTCCTGCAGCGCATCATCGACAACCACCGACAGGTGATAGCTGGTCGGCACATCCTTGCGCGCCAGCACGACATCGCCCCAGCATGCGGGATCGGCGGCGACACTGCGCAACCGGGCCCCGGTCTCGTCCACTTCCGTCCAGGTCAGAGGCCGGCCGAGCCGGCTGATCGCTTCGGCCATCCTGAGCCGGAGCGCGAAGGGTCGCCCGGACGCGACACCTTCATTCCGTTCGGCCGCCGTCATCGCCGCGCCCGTCCCGGCATAAAGCG
This portion of the Phreatobacter stygius genome encodes:
- a CDS encoding DUF924 family protein — its product is MSKIETPEAVLAFWRNAGPQLWFAKDEAFDAAITARFAATYEAAAAGDLEGWEATAEATLALIIVLDQFSRNMFRGRARAFWADPLALAVAERAIGKGLDRLIGPDLRLFLYLPMEHTEQLAVQRRSVALFRTLGDAELDNYAEVHHQLIARFGRFPHRNAILGRDSTPEELAFLETDGFKG
- the gluQRS gene encoding tRNA glutamyl-Q(34) synthetase GluQRS, coding for MALVHPPISRSDPAVLRFAPSPNGALHLGHALSALENAAMATRLGGRLLLRIEDIDRTRCRPEFERAMLADLAWLGIGFEMPPRRQSEHLDTYRQALGQLDALGLIYASFESRGELKALVAEREAATGRSWPIDPDGVPLYAGTGAAMTAAERNEGVASGRPFALRLRMAEAISRLGRPLTWTEVDETGARLRSVAADPACWGDVVLARKDVPTSYHLSVVVDDALQDVSHIVRGQDLFEATAVHRLLQELLGLAEPLYRHHRLILGADGRKLSKSEAATGLAALRAGGASPADIGRLVGIDPRTDI